In the uncultured Methanobacterium sp. genome, one interval contains:
- the polX gene encoding DNA polymerase/3'-5' exonuclease PolX, with product MQNHKVASILQRVADYLEMDGVDFRTKAYRRAAHTIETLSVDIADMQKQGKLEELPGIGKHIHEKIEEILDTGSLEYLENLKKEFPLDLDSLMMVEGLGPKKIKLLYHELGIKNLDDLEKEAKRHHIRRLKGMGAKTEVKLLQNIEFARKSIGRQLLGDVLPLAIEIKNRIGALDTVDQVEIAGSIRRRKETVGDIDILTVTEHPNEVMDYFTQMNLVEEVVVRGHSKSTVRLYNGMDTDIRVFKETDFGSAMVYFTGSRELNISLRKIAISGGMKLNEYGVFKGDVRLAGETESEVFRVLGLDYIPPELRENTGEIEAAQQGKLPDLVDCSDIKGDLHIHTTWSDGKSSIMEMASYASGMGYEYLAVTDHTRLPVARGLDEKRLTQQMNEIDRINKKLESITVLKGAEVNLDSYGNLDISGNILGELDLVIAAVHYDLRQDPEKINERIFRALENEHVDILAHPTGRKLKERQPYKLDIEQLFQKASESGTILEVNSQPKRLDLKDIYVKMAIEYGCQLVVSTDSHHTSGLNYMELGVATARRGWAEKKDIINTLPLKKLLKVIG from the coding sequence ATGCAAAATCATAAAGTTGCCTCCATACTCCAGCGTGTGGCAGATTACTTGGAGATGGATGGTGTTGATTTCCGTACCAAGGCTTACCGCAGGGCAGCCCATACCATAGAAACCCTGAGTGTGGACATAGCGGACATGCAGAAGCAGGGAAAACTGGAGGAGTTACCAGGTATAGGTAAGCATATACATGAGAAGATTGAGGAGATACTGGATACCGGGAGCCTGGAATACCTGGAAAATTTAAAAAAGGAGTTTCCACTGGACCTGGATTCATTGATGATGGTGGAAGGACTGGGCCCCAAGAAAATAAAACTCCTCTACCATGAACTGGGAATTAAAAACTTAGATGACCTGGAAAAGGAGGCTAAACGTCACCATATTCGTAGATTAAAGGGAATGGGTGCTAAAACTGAGGTTAAACTTCTTCAAAACATTGAATTTGCCCGGAAAAGTATTGGAAGACAGTTACTGGGGGATGTCCTGCCCCTGGCAATTGAAATCAAAAACAGGATAGGTGCCCTGGATACGGTGGATCAGGTGGAAATTGCTGGTTCCATTCGCCGCAGGAAGGAAACAGTGGGAGATATTGACATACTCACTGTAACCGAACATCCAAATGAAGTGATGGATTACTTCACACAGATGAACCTGGTTGAGGAAGTTGTAGTTAGGGGGCATTCCAAGTCAACAGTAAGACTCTACAATGGTATGGATACAGATATCCGGGTCTTTAAAGAGACAGATTTCGGTTCAGCAATGGTCTACTTCACCGGGTCACGTGAGTTAAATATTAGCCTAAGGAAAATCGCCATATCTGGTGGTATGAAACTCAACGAGTACGGGGTGTTCAAGGGGGATGTGCGCCTGGCTGGAGAAACTGAAAGTGAAGTTTTCAGGGTGCTGGGACTGGATTACATTCCACCGGAACTTCGGGAGAACACCGGTGAGATAGAAGCAGCCCAGCAAGGAAAACTCCCTGACCTGGTTGATTGTAGTGATATAAAGGGTGACCTGCACATACACACCACATGGAGTGATGGTAAATCAAGTATAATGGAAATGGCTAGTTATGCATCCGGTATGGGCTATGAATACCTGGCTGTCACTGACCACACCCGCCTCCCAGTAGCCCGGGGCCTGGATGAGAAAAGATTAACCCAGCAGATGAATGAAATTGACAGGATCAATAAAAAACTGGAAAGTATAACTGTATTGAAGGGTGCAGAGGTTAATTTAGATTCATATGGCAACCTGGATATCTCTGGTAATATTCTGGGGGAGCTGGACCTGGTGATAGCTGCAGTGCACTACGATCTCCGGCAGGATCCAGAAAAAATAAATGAAAGAATTTTCAGGGCATTGGAAAATGAACATGTGGATATATTAGCCCATCCTACTGGCCGGAAACTAAAAGAAAGGCAGCCCTACAAATTAGATATAGAACAGTTGTTCCAGAAGGCCAGTGAAAGTGGAACCATTCTGGAAGTGAACTCCCAACCAAAGAGACTGGATTTGAAGGATATTTATGTTAAAATGGCGATTGAATATGGCTGCCAGTTGGTGGTGAGCACGGATAGTCATCACACATCTGGTTTAAATTACATGGAGCTGGGTGTGGCTACCGCCCGCAGGGGATGGGCCGAAAAGAAGGATATTATAAACACCCTTCCACTTAAAAAGCTTTTGAAGGTAATAGGTTAA
- a CDS encoding MFS transporter: MLISPRKYALMVAVLTSFLTPFVGSSINIALPSIGNEFSATAILLGWIPTVYLLSLAVCLVPFGRIADIYGRKRIFTWGIILFTVSSFLATLSFSIEMLLIFRILQGAGSAMIFGNLFAIIASIFPTSERGKALGITITGAFLGLFLGPVLGGFLTEYFGWRSIFFFNVPLGILATFFVTRLEGEWTEASGKSFDIIGSIILGFALVTLMYGLSILPETWGFYLIFGGLIGVFLFYIIESRMESPVLDVKVFNNRSFTLYNLAAFISYCSAAPIVFILSLYLQYIKGMDPQWAGIVLSVQPVMMVIFSPLAGKMSDIIQPRKVAAFGMVLNTIGCALFAFVGAETSMIMIVIGLGLLGMGFANFSSPNTNAIMGTVESRLYGVASTTVTTMRVLGQMSGMGVVLLVMVLVLGSSTINPQIYPEFITSTRISFVIFAILSFFGVLASLAGEDKAKTQS, from the coding sequence ATGTTAATTTCTCCCAGAAAATACGCCTTAATGGTGGCGGTTTTAACCTCATTTTTAACCCCATTTGTGGGATCCTCCATTAACATAGCCCTACCGTCCATTGGAAATGAATTTTCCGCTACAGCCATACTCTTAGGTTGGATCCCAACAGTTTATCTTCTCTCTTTGGCTGTTTGTCTGGTTCCTTTCGGTAGAATCGCTGATATTTATGGTAGAAAAAGAATTTTCACCTGGGGGATAATATTATTCACTGTATCCTCATTTTTAGCTACATTATCCTTTTCAATTGAAATGCTTTTAATATTTAGAATTTTACAGGGAGCCGGCAGTGCCATGATATTTGGTAACCTTTTTGCCATCATAGCCTCCATCTTCCCTACCAGTGAAAGGGGGAAAGCACTGGGCATAACCATCACCGGGGCATTTCTAGGACTCTTCCTGGGTCCAGTTTTAGGGGGTTTTTTAACAGAATATTTTGGATGGAGAAGCATATTTTTCTTTAACGTGCCCCTGGGAATCCTGGCTACTTTTTTTGTAACCCGTTTGGAAGGTGAATGGACTGAAGCTAGTGGGAAATCATTCGATATTATTGGATCAATCATTTTAGGATTTGCTCTGGTAACGTTGATGTATGGACTGTCAATTTTACCGGAAACATGGGGATTCTATCTTATTTTTGGAGGATTAATAGGGGTTTTCTTGTTTTACATAATAGAAAGTAGAATGGAGAGCCCGGTTCTTGATGTGAAAGTTTTCAACAACCGGAGTTTCACTCTGTATAATCTAGCAGCATTCATCAGTTACTGTTCTGCTGCACCCATTGTATTCATACTGAGCCTATACCTGCAGTATATCAAAGGAATGGATCCGCAGTGGGCAGGAATTGTCCTATCAGTGCAACCGGTAATGATGGTCATTTTTTCACCATTGGCTGGGAAAATGTCGGATATTATCCAACCTAGAAAGGTAGCTGCATTTGGAATGGTCCTTAACACCATTGGATGTGCATTATTTGCTTTTGTGGGAGCAGAAACAAGTATGATAATGATTGTTATTGGTCTGGGCCTTCTGGGCATGGGGTTTGCCAATTTCTCTTCACCCAACACCAATGCCATAATGGGTACGGTGGAATCTCGCCTTTATGGGGTGGCTTCCACCACGGTGACCACCATGCGTGTTCTGGGGCAAATGTCAGGTATGGGTGTGGTGTTACTGGTCATGGTCCTGGTTCTGGGCAGTTCTACCATAAACCCTCAGATATATCCTGAATTCATAACCAGTACTAGGATATCTTTTGTAATATTTGCCATTTTGAGCTTTTTTGGAGTACTGGCATCACTGGCTGGTGAAGATAAGGCTAAAACTCAATCTTAA